From one Gracilibacillus salinarum genomic stretch:
- a CDS encoding polysaccharide deacetylase family protein: MARVVMTFPHGKHKVLTMSYDDGRAADRRLVQLFNQHGIKSSFHLNSGLLGEGDRIAADEIAELYAGHEISAHTVTHPTIERSPKAQLIEEVIDDRKALESIAGYTVRGMSYPNGSYNSLIKELLPHVGIEYSRTVHSTLHFAIPDDFLEWHPTCHHNHQLLSLADQFLSLHKKQYLYMFYVWGHSYEFDNDNNWELIEQFCQKAGGQDDIWYATNMEIVDYYHAFHRLQFAADSQFVYNPSAQSVWLLVNDQIVEVPGGERVTLTSY; the protein is encoded by the coding sequence ATGGCGAGAGTAGTAATGACCTTTCCGCATGGAAAGCACAAAGTACTGACGATGAGTTATGATGACGGCCGGGCTGCTGACAGAAGGTTAGTCCAGCTTTTTAATCAACATGGTATAAAAAGTAGTTTTCATTTGAATTCAGGGCTGTTAGGCGAAGGGGATCGAATTGCAGCGGATGAAATAGCAGAGCTGTATGCAGGGCATGAAATTTCCGCCCATACAGTCACACATCCGACCATTGAACGCAGTCCTAAAGCACAATTAATCGAAGAAGTGATCGACGATCGAAAAGCTTTGGAATCCATAGCTGGTTATACGGTGAGAGGAATGTCGTATCCAAATGGCTCTTATAATTCGTTGATTAAAGAGTTATTACCACATGTAGGAATCGAATACAGCAGAACGGTGCACAGCACATTACATTTTGCCATACCAGATGATTTTCTGGAATGGCATCCGACTTGTCATCATAATCACCAGTTACTGTCATTAGCCGATCAATTCCTGTCACTACATAAAAAACAATATCTTTATATGTTTTATGTATGGGGACATAGTTATGAATTTGACAATGATAATAATTGGGAGTTGATCGAACAATTTTGTCAAAAAGCAGGCGGACAGGATGATATTTGGTATGCGACAAATATGGAAATAGTCGATTATTACCATGCATTCCATCGTTTGCAATTTGCCGCTGACAGTCAATTCGTCTATAATCCTTCTGCACAGTCTGTCTGGTTGCTAGTGAACGACCAGATCGTAGAAGTTCCGGGAGGCGAACGTGTAACACTAACTTCCTATTAA